A window from Pokkaliibacter sp. MBI-7 encodes these proteins:
- the ubiB gene encoding ubiquinone biosynthesis regulatory protein kinase UbiB, translating into MIRLLRIFTIIRVIAQYRLDDFIPLPHLPWYMKLGIWMLPWRWYQNELPRGERLRCALEELGPVFVKFGQVLSTRRDLLPNDIADELQKLQDRVPPFPGDQALRIIEASLGHAISEVFTSLDIKPLASASIAQVHAAVLHTGEQVVVKVTRPGIASVIRKDVALMMAMARMVARFSSDGRRLRPVEVVRDYERTLFDELDLQREAANAAEIRRNFDNSESLYVPQIYWEYTRKHIMVMERISGIPVADIAALRDQGIDFRKLAERGVEIFFTQVFRDNFFHADMHPGNIFVSREHPHNPQYIAIDFGIVGSLTPEDQQYLARNLLAFFKRDYRQVAQLHVDSGWVPAHTPVHDFEAAIRTVCEPIFQKPLKDISFGHVLLGLFQTARRFNMEVQPQLVLLEKTLLNIEGLGRQLYPELDLWATAKPFLENWMKERVGIKGLYKRSRKELPDLLDQLPHLPQLTLDALQQVRRLEQTMKEASAVSTGQRPPLRIGQKIGVAGIAIAAVTLWQGGWQWLQQGPASAWLVLALGLALLWQK; encoded by the coding sequence GTGATACGTTTACTGCGCATTTTTACGATTATCCGGGTGATCGCCCAGTATCGGCTGGATGACTTTATCCCTCTTCCCCATCTGCCCTGGTATATGAAGCTGGGGATATGGATGCTGCCATGGCGCTGGTACCAGAACGAATTGCCACGCGGTGAGCGCCTGCGCTGTGCGCTGGAGGAGTTGGGGCCGGTATTCGTCAAATTCGGTCAGGTGCTGTCCACCCGCCGTGATCTGTTGCCCAATGACATTGCCGACGAGCTGCAGAAGCTGCAGGACCGGGTGCCACCTTTTCCCGGGGATCAGGCACTGCGCATTATCGAAGCCTCCCTTGGCCATGCCATCAGTGAGGTCTTCACTTCTCTGGATATCAAACCACTGGCCTCGGCATCCATCGCGCAGGTACATGCTGCGGTACTGCATACCGGTGAGCAGGTTGTGGTAAAGGTCACCCGCCCGGGCATCGCCAGCGTTATTCGTAAGGATGTGGCGCTGATGATGGCCATGGCGCGCATGGTGGCGCGTTTTTCCAGCGATGGTCGGCGTCTGCGGCCGGTGGAAGTGGTGCGTGACTATGAGCGTACGCTGTTTGATGAGCTGGATTTGCAGCGTGAGGCGGCCAATGCAGCCGAAATCAGGCGCAACTTCGACAACTCAGAAAGCCTCTATGTACCGCAGATTTACTGGGAATATACCCGTAAACACATCATGGTGATGGAGCGCATCAGCGGCATTCCGGTGGCTGACATCGCCGCCTTGCGTGATCAGGGCATCGACTTTCGCAAGTTGGCCGAGCGCGGGGTGGAGATCTTTTTCACGCAGGTGTTCCGCGATAACTTCTTTCATGCCGACATGCATCCGGGCAATATTTTTGTATCCCGCGAGCATCCGCATAATCCTCAGTACATTGCCATTGACTTCGGTATCGTCGGCTCACTGACGCCAGAGGATCAGCAATATCTTGCGCGTAACCTGCTGGCCTTCTTCAAACGGGACTATCGCCAGGTAGCGCAGCTGCATGTGGATTCCGGTTGGGTGCCTGCCCATACGCCCGTGCACGATTTTGAGGCGGCGATACGCACCGTTTGTGAGCCGATTTTCCAGAAGCCACTGAAGGATATTTCCTTCGGCCATGTTCTGCTGGGGTTATTTCAGACCGCGCGCCGTTTCAATATGGAAGTGCAGCCACAGCTGGTTCTGCTGGAAAAAACCTTGCTGAATATTGAAGGCCTGGGCCGCCAGCTTTATCCCGAGCTGGATTTGTGGGCGACCGCCAAACCCTTCCTGGAAAACTGGATGAAGGAGCGTGTCGGGATCAAAGGCCTGTACAAACGCAGCCGCAAGGAACTCCCTGACTTGCTGGATCAGTTGCCCCATTTGCCGCAACTGACCCTGGATGCGCTGCAACAGGTACGACGTCTGGAGCAGACCATGAAAGAGGCGTCTGCTGTATCCACTGGTCAGCGGCCACCGTTGCGTATCGGACAAAAAATCGGTGTTGCGGGCATTGCTATAGCGGCCGTCACCCTGTGGCAGGGAGGCTGGCAATGGTTGCAGCAGGGGCCAGCCTCCGCCTGGCTGGTACTGGCTCTGGGCTTGGCACTGTTGTGGCAGAAGTAA
- the hisI gene encoding phosphoribosyl-AMP cyclohydrolase: MSDEWLKQVKWNEDGLVPAIAQDVHSGQVLMMAWMNPESLALTVAEKRAIYWSRSRQKLWRKGEDSGHVQHLHDLRLDCDGDCILMKVEQVGGIACHTGRQHCFFYALQDEQWQAVDEVLKDPHAIYSKAGE; the protein is encoded by the coding sequence ATGAGTGACGAGTGGTTGAAGCAGGTTAAATGGAACGAGGACGGTTTGGTGCCTGCCATTGCCCAAGATGTGCATTCGGGTCAGGTACTGATGATGGCCTGGATGAATCCGGAGTCGCTGGCTCTGACCGTCGCTGAAAAGCGTGCTATCTACTGGTCACGTTCACGGCAGAAGCTGTGGCGTAAAGGCGAGGATTCCGGTCATGTGCAGCACCTGCATGATTTACGGCTGGATTGTGACGGTGACTGCATTCTGATGAAGGTTGAGCAGGTGGGTGGCATTGCCTGTCATACAGGGCGCCAGCATTGTTTCTTCTATGCGCTGCAAGATGAGCAGTGGCAGGCCGTCGATGAGGTCCTGAAGGATCCTCACGCCATCTATAGCAAGGCGGGCGAATAA
- a CDS encoding Re/Si-specific NAD(P)(+) transhydrogenase subunit alpha encodes MKIGIPKEIHHGEARVATTPEVAAQLQKLGYHISIESGAGEAAKYRDEDYAAAGVEIVSDVQALWQSADIILKVRAPQHHPHLSTHEADLLHAGQTLVSFMAPGQNATLLETLASKNVNALAIDMVPRISRAQKMDALSSMANIAGYRAVVEAAQHFGRFFTGQITAAGKIAPAKVLVIGAGVAGLAAIGTAKSMGAIVRAFDTRPEVKEQVESMDAEFLMLDFKEDGSGSGGYAKTMSKEFIEAEMALFAEQAKDVDIIITTALIPGKPAPELITEDMVKSMKEGSVIVDLAAEQGGNCKLSEADKVVVKHGVTLIGYTNLPSRLASQASQLYATNLRHLLTDMTPGKDGILQINFDDDVVRGATVVKAGEITFPPPAPKISAKPAAAKPSISKAPRKEEKKEHKHSSPLWLIAGALVFLLLGMTAPASFMGHFTVFILSCFVGYMVIWNVTPSLHTPLMSVTNAISSIIIIGALLQISAPSGWVVFFAAIAVLLTSINIFGGFAVTQRMLAMFRK; translated from the coding sequence ATGAAAATCGGGATACCAAAGGAAATTCACCATGGCGAGGCAAGAGTAGCAACTACTCCCGAAGTCGCCGCACAGCTGCAAAAGCTTGGATACCATATCTCTATTGAGTCTGGCGCAGGAGAAGCGGCCAAGTATAGAGATGAGGACTATGCCGCCGCAGGTGTCGAGATTGTTAGTGATGTTCAGGCACTGTGGCAAAGTGCAGATATCATTCTTAAGGTGCGAGCGCCACAGCATCACCCGCACCTCAGCACCCATGAAGCCGACTTGCTCCACGCAGGTCAAACGCTCGTTTCCTTTATGGCTCCCGGTCAGAATGCGACCTTACTCGAAACGCTAGCCAGCAAGAACGTCAATGCCCTGGCTATTGATATGGTGCCGCGCATTTCACGTGCACAAAAAATGGATGCACTCAGTTCCATGGCCAACATTGCCGGGTACAGGGCGGTCGTTGAAGCAGCTCAGCACTTTGGGCGGTTCTTTACAGGTCAGATTACGGCTGCAGGTAAAATCGCACCGGCCAAAGTACTGGTCATCGGTGCTGGTGTGGCAGGCCTGGCAGCTATCGGTACAGCCAAGTCCATGGGCGCTATCGTACGTGCTTTTGACACTCGTCCGGAAGTAAAGGAACAAGTCGAGAGCATGGACGCCGAATTCCTGATGCTCGACTTCAAGGAGGACGGTTCAGGCAGCGGTGGCTACGCCAAAACCATGTCCAAGGAGTTTATTGAAGCGGAGATGGCACTTTTTGCCGAACAGGCAAAGGATGTGGATATCATCATCACTACTGCACTTATTCCGGGTAAACCCGCGCCTGAATTGATCACTGAAGACATGGTCAAATCAATGAAGGAAGGCAGTGTGATCGTTGACCTTGCTGCAGAGCAAGGCGGCAACTGTAAGCTCAGCGAAGCCGATAAGGTAGTGGTCAAACATGGCGTAACCTTGATCGGCTATACCAATCTGCCCAGTCGCCTCGCCAGTCAGGCCAGCCAGTTGTATGCTACCAACCTGCGCCATCTGCTGACCGACATGACGCCAGGCAAAGACGGCATCCTGCAGATCAACTTTGATGACGACGTTGTACGCGGTGCAACAGTAGTAAAAGCAGGGGAGATTACTTTTCCGCCACCAGCTCCCAAAATATCGGCCAAGCCCGCCGCAGCCAAGCCCAGTATCAGCAAAGCTCCCAGGAAGGAAGAAAAGAAAGAGCATAAGCACAGCTCACCTTTGTGGCTGATTGCCGGCGCTCTGGTCTTCCTATTATTAGGCATGACCGCTCCGGCATCCTTCATGGGGCACTTTACCGTGTTCATCCTGTCGTGCTTTGTTGGCTACATGGTGATCTGGAACGTTACACCTTCACTGCACACCCCTCTCATGAGTGTGACCAATGCCATCAGCAGCATCATCATCATTGGTGCCTTGCTACAAATATCAGCACCTTCAGGCTGGGTAGTGTTTTTTGCTGCGATTGCTGTGCTGCTTACCAGCATCAATATCTTCGGCGGTTTTGCTGTCACTCAGCGCATGCTGGCAATGTTCCGTAAATAA
- a CDS encoding histidine triad nucleotide-binding protein → MTNGGLETEWQHDSCPFCAIAKGVAPATIVYQDDEVLAFRDRNPRAPVHILVIPRRHIANLYEISEDDQHLLGHLMRTLPVIARSQGLMQGFKTQINSGSAGGQEVFHLHVHLTGAPA, encoded by the coding sequence ATGACCAACGGCGGGCTGGAGACAGAGTGGCAGCATGATAGCTGCCCTTTCTGCGCCATTGCCAAGGGGGTGGCCCCGGCGACCATCGTCTATCAGGATGATGAGGTTTTGGCCTTCAGGGACCGGAATCCAAGGGCGCCTGTTCATATTCTTGTCATACCCCGACGGCATATTGCCAACCTTTATGAGATCAGCGAAGATGACCAGCACCTTTTAGGGCATCTGATGCGGACTCTGCCGGTCATCGCCCGCTCCCAAGGGCTGATGCAAGGCTTTAAAACACAGATCAATTCAGGCAGCGCAGGAGGACAGGAAGTATTCCATCTCCATGTGCATCTGACAGGTGCCCCTGCCTGA
- the pntB gene encoding Re/Si-specific NAD(P)(+) transhydrogenase subunit beta, with the protein MSHTMVNAAYLGATVLFILSLGGLSHQETARRGNYYGMIGMAIALIATVIGIVSDNYFILIASIVIGAAIGITLAKKVAMTQMPELVAILHSLVGLAAVVVGYANFLGHDTSLQGAEQSIHAVETYLGILIGAMTFSGSIVAYLKLSGKVGGRPLLLPNRHLLNLALLVIALWQCFSFVSASAQGSGTSALIIMTLVALAFGVHMVMAIGGADMPVVVSMLNSYSGWAAAATGFMLSNDLLIVIGALVGSSGAILSYIMCRAMNRKFFNVIAGGFGTTASSAAASGPAGSEEDIQAINPEESAGLLVNAKEVVIIPGYGMAVAQAQHIVFQITKSLRDKGINVRFGIHPVAGRMPGHMNVLLAEARVPYDIVHEMEEINDDFSKVDVSIVIGANDIVNPAAQEVPDSPIAGMPVLEPWHGKTTIVLKRSMASGYAGVDNPLFYRDNTRMLFGDATSSLEEIFKHLAA; encoded by the coding sequence ATGTCACATACTATGGTCAATGCGGCTTATTTAGGCGCAACAGTTCTATTTATTCTCTCTCTCGGCGGATTGAGTCATCAGGAAACAGCACGTCGTGGTAATTATTACGGCATGATTGGCATGGCCATTGCGCTAATTGCCACTGTAATAGGAATTGTCAGCGACAATTACTTTATATTAATTGCCAGTATTGTAATTGGTGCAGCTATTGGTATTACTCTGGCCAAAAAGGTCGCCATGACCCAAATGCCAGAACTGGTAGCTATTCTCCATTCATTGGTGGGACTCGCAGCTGTGGTTGTCGGATATGCCAACTTTCTCGGGCATGACACGTCACTGCAAGGTGCCGAGCAGTCCATCCATGCTGTGGAAACTTATCTGGGCATATTGATAGGCGCCATGACCTTCTCTGGCTCCATCGTTGCCTACCTGAAGTTAAGTGGCAAAGTGGGCGGCCGTCCCCTGCTATTACCAAACCGCCATCTGCTGAACCTGGCATTACTGGTCATCGCCCTGTGGCAATGCTTTAGCTTTGTATCGGCTTCAGCGCAGGGTAGCGGCACCTCCGCACTGATTATCATGACGCTGGTGGCGCTGGCATTCGGCGTACACATGGTCATGGCCATTGGCGGTGCCGATATGCCGGTTGTTGTTTCCATGCTGAACAGCTACTCGGGCTGGGCTGCAGCCGCGACAGGCTTCATGCTTTCCAACGACCTGCTGATCGTCATCGGTGCTCTGGTCGGCTCATCAGGCGCCATCCTGAGCTACATCATGTGCCGTGCCATGAACCGAAAATTCTTCAATGTTATTGCCGGTGGCTTTGGGACAACCGCAAGCAGCGCGGCGGCCAGCGGTCCTGCAGGTAGCGAGGAAGATATTCAAGCGATTAACCCTGAAGAGTCAGCGGGTCTGCTGGTCAATGCAAAAGAAGTCGTCATCATTCCTGGATATGGCATGGCGGTAGCCCAAGCACAGCACATCGTGTTCCAGATCACCAAGAGTCTGAGAGATAAAGGTATCAATGTCCGTTTCGGTATCCATCCCGTCGCTGGCCGTATGCCGGGGCATATGAACGTACTGCTGGCGGAAGCACGGGTACCTTACGACATCGTGCACGAGATGGAGGAAATCAACGATGACTTCAGCAAGGTAGATGTATCAATCGTCATTGGCGCCAACGATATCGTTAACCCGGCTGCTCAGGAAGTACCCGATAGCCCGATTGCCGGCATGCCTGTTCTTGAGCCCTGGCACGGCAAAACAACTATCGTTCTGAAGCGCAGCATGGCCTCTGGCTATGCCGGGGTAGATAACCCCCTCTTCTACCGCGATAACACCCGTATGTTGTTCGGTGATGCGACCAGCAGCCTGGAAGAAATCTTCAAGCATCTTGCTGCCTGA
- the tatA gene encoding Sec-independent protein translocase subunit TatA, which yields MLSGISIWQLIIILGIVVLLFGTKKLRNIGSDLGNAVKGFKKAINDGDQEKTDSSRLTHKDADFSQSADLSKTKDQHKDA from the coding sequence ATGCTTAGTGGTATCAGTATTTGGCAACTCATCATCATCCTCGGTATCGTCGTTCTGTTGTTCGGAACCAAGAAACTGCGCAATATCGGCTCTGACCTGGGCAACGCTGTCAAAGGCTTCAAAAAGGCCATCAACGACGGCGATCAGGAAAAGACTGACTCTTCCCGCCTGACTCACAAGGATGCTGACTTCAGCCAATCCGCTGATCTGAGCAAAACCAAAGATCAACACAAGGACGCCTAA
- the tatB gene encoding Sec-independent protein translocase protein TatB translates to MFDIGFTELLVVGVVALLVLGPERLPVAARTAGLWIGRIKRMVQNVQREINEELRVEEMRQQAEKNREHLAKFQQDLAGMSKPDAAVAEPVTATTPPATPSDSSASSTAAPSDSSKVTATKHD, encoded by the coding sequence ATGTTCGATATCGGTTTTACTGAACTGCTCGTTGTGGGAGTGGTGGCCCTGTTGGTGCTGGGGCCAGAGCGACTCCCTGTAGCAGCCCGTACTGCCGGACTCTGGATCGGACGTATCAAGCGTATGGTTCAGAATGTCCAACGGGAAATCAACGAAGAGCTGCGTGTAGAAGAAATGCGTCAGCAGGCGGAAAAAAACCGTGAACATCTGGCCAAGTTCCAGCAAGACTTGGCCGGGATGTCCAAGCCGGATGCTGCAGTGGCTGAACCTGTCACAGCGACAACACCTCCAGCCACTCCCTCCGATTCATCCGCCTCTTCCACTGCAGCCCCCTCCGATTCCAGCAAAGTGACTGCAACCAAACATGACTGA
- a CDS encoding phosphoribosyl-ATP diphosphatase, with the protein MNDILKQLDEVLEARKGAPADQSYVSSLHHKGLNKILEKVGEEATETIIAAKDAKLSGDTAEVVYETADLWFHSLVMLSHLGVSSEAVLQELARRFNLSGLTEKAQRTQGD; encoded by the coding sequence ATGAACGACATCCTCAAGCAGCTTGATGAGGTGCTGGAAGCGCGGAAAGGCGCACCTGCTGACCAGTCTTACGTTTCTTCCCTGCATCACAAGGGATTGAACAAGATTCTGGAGAAGGTAGGTGAGGAAGCGACGGAGACCATTATCGCTGCCAAGGATGCCAAACTGTCCGGTGATACGGCGGAGGTGGTCTATGAGACGGCGGATCTGTGGTTCCATTCTCTGGTGATGCTGTCACATCTGGGCGTGTCATCCGAAGCGGTGTTGCAGGAGCTGGCCCGACGCTTCAACCTTTCCGGCCTGACTGAAAAGGCGCAGCGTACTCAGGGCGACTGA
- the tatC gene encoding twin-arginine translocase subunit TatC, giving the protein MTDPNQSASGEMPLISHLVELRNRLLRVVAVVLVIFLCLFYFANDLYHYVSAPLRDMLPPGSSMIATEVASTFLAPFKLTLVLSILVAMPFILHQAWAFISPGLYQSEKRIALPLLVSSILLFYAGMAFAYYVVFPLLFAFFTTTGPADVAVMTDINSYLDFVLKLFFAFGVVFEIPVAIILLVSSGIVTPADLAAKRPYIIVGCFVVGMLLTPPDVMSQTLLAVPMWMLYEVGLAFGRMIKVKQKEDDEEEVVDEDSNSSPNPQ; this is encoded by the coding sequence ATGACTGATCCCAATCAGAGCGCCTCTGGCGAGATGCCGCTGATCTCCCATCTGGTGGAGCTGCGTAATCGCCTGTTGAGAGTCGTGGCAGTGGTTCTGGTGATCTTCCTCTGCCTGTTCTATTTCGCTAACGATCTCTATCACTATGTTTCGGCACCCCTGCGCGATATGTTGCCTCCGGGCTCCAGCATGATCGCAACTGAGGTTGCCTCTACCTTTCTGGCTCCTTTCAAGCTGACTCTGGTGCTATCAATACTGGTCGCAATGCCTTTCATCCTGCATCAGGCGTGGGCTTTTATATCCCCGGGGCTGTATCAGAGTGAGAAGCGGATCGCACTGCCATTACTGGTGTCCAGTATTCTGCTGTTTTATGCCGGTATGGCGTTTGCCTACTATGTAGTTTTCCCCCTTCTGTTTGCCTTCTTTACGACCACAGGCCCTGCCGACGTGGCGGTAATGACGGATATCAACAGCTACCTCGACTTTGTCCTGAAGCTGTTTTTTGCCTTCGGTGTGGTGTTTGAGATCCCGGTGGCCATCATTCTGCTGGTCAGTTCCGGTATTGTGACACCAGCGGATCTTGCTGCTAAACGTCCATACATCATTGTGGGCTGCTTCGTGGTAGGTATGTTGCTGACTCCGCCGGATGTCATGTCACAAACCCTGCTGGCGGTGCCGATGTGGATGCTCTATGAAGTGGGTCTGGCGTTTGGCCGCATGATCAAGGTCAAACAGAAAGAGGACGATGAAGAGGAAGTTGTCGATGAGGACAGCAATTCCTCCCCTAATCCGCAGTAA